One window from the genome of Acanthochromis polyacanthus isolate Apoly-LR-REF ecotype Palm Island chromosome 21, KAUST_Apoly_ChrSc, whole genome shotgun sequence encodes:
- the tmem205 gene encoding transmembrane protein 205 has translation MATEGEPTDLVKVLHLLVLSFSWGMQIWVSFIAGFALVRQVTRHTFGLVQSKLFPLYFYSLLGSHSVSLAVYAVYHPRELLDWHESVQMFLYFVALIMAGLNAQWFGPAATEVMFQMRRVEEEHGLGNQVGLGSQKEGYAKLREQDPKYKAYRSTFGRYHGLSSLCNLIGIICTTTNLVYTALNLSTI, from the exons ATGGCAACAGAGGGGGAGCCAACCGACTTGGTCAAAGTGTTGCACCTCCTGGTGCTCTCTTTCTCCTGGGGCATGCAGATCTGGGTGTCCTTCATTGCAG GCTTTGCTCTGGTGCGGCAGGTAACCCGACACACCTTTGGTCTAGTGCAGAGTAAGCTCTTCCCTTTATACTTCTACAGCCTGCTGGGAAGTCACTCTGTCAGCCTGGCTGTGTACGCTGTGTACCACCCCAGAGAGCTGCTGGACTGGCATGAAAGCGTGCAG ATGTTTCTCTACTTCGTGGCGCTGATCATGGCCGGTCTGAACGCTCAGTGGTTCGGCCCCGCAGCCACTGAGGTGATGTTCCAGATgaggagggtggaggaggagcaCGGCCTGGGGAACCAGGTTGGCCTCGGCAGCCAGAAAGAGGGTTACGCCAAGCTCAGAGAGCAGGACCCCAAGTACAAAGCCTACAGGAGCACTTTTGGTCGTTACCACGGGTTGTCTAGCCTCTGCAACCTGATAGGGATCATCTGTACCACCACTAATTTGGTTTACACAGCTCTGAACTTGTCCACCATTTAG